The following proteins are co-located in the Pan troglodytes isolate AG18354 chromosome 5, NHGRI_mPanTro3-v2.0_pri, whole genome shotgun sequence genome:
- the LOC101059676 gene encoding transmembrane protein 225B-like, which yields MPLHGWWMKKLNRAMILICNFPATTLLWWSSLVSSWVETELPGDPNVLVSALFMDCSGKTMCWMPKHKPTYFILGGIFMISALLLSFCLNFLLLTFPQLFPETQKQYIFCASICIVTGALYLRNSWCCGAVRVLTSQPNHMDTISSEKTKLIQAEE from the exons ATGCCTCTTCATGGGtggtggatgaagaaactgaacagGGCCATGATCCTTATCTGTAATTTCCCGGCTACCACACTGCTTTGGTGGTCTTCCCTTGTCTCTTCCTGGGTAGAAACAGAACTACCTGGAGATCCCAATGTTCTTGTCAGTGCACTTTTCATGGACTGCAGTGGTAAGACGATGTGTTGGATGCCCAAACACAAACCAA cctACTTCATACTGGGTGGAATTTTTATGATTAGCGCCCTTCTCCTCTCATTCTGCTTGAACTTTTTGTTGCTGACCTTCCCTCAGTTATTCCCTGAGACCCAGAAACAGTATATTTTCTGTGCATCCATCTGCATTGTCACAG GAGCCCTCTACCTTCGCAATTCCTGGTGCTGTGGAGCTGTCAGAGTTTTAACATCTCAACCAAACCACATGGATACTATTTCCtcagaaaagacaaaattgatcCAAGCAGAAGAGTGA